The nucleotide sequence CCTGGTGGAGTTCGCACCTGAGTCCAAGCGCGGGCTGGAAGCCTACTTCGCCTTGAAAAGCGACCTTGAACAGCTGCTGCAGCGGCCTGTCGACTTGGTAGAGCCTGCCACCCTGCGCAACCCCTACCTGCTGGCGAACGTCAACAGCACGCGCGAAGTCGTCTATGCAGCGTGATCCGCGCGCGTGGCTGTGGGATGTGCGTGAGGCGATCACTGCGATCGAGTCCTTTGTCGCTGGACTCGACGCGACAGGGTACGCACAGTCTGCCTTGGTGCACTCGGCGGTGGAACGCAAGTTCGAGGTGATTGGAGAAGCGTTGAATCAGCTCTCCAAGACGGACGCGGCCATGGCATCCAAGATCCCGCACCTTCCGCAGATCGTTGCCTTCCGCAACCAGCTGATCCAC is from Ramlibacter tataouinensis TTB310 and encodes:
- a CDS encoding nucleotidyltransferase family protein, translated to MHPLIDQKRAEILGICRRHPVRRLEVFGSAARGWDFDPATSDADFLVEFAPESKRGLEAYFALKSDLEQLLQRPVDLVEPATLRNPYLLANVNSTREVVYAA
- a CDS encoding HepT-like ribonuclease domain-containing protein codes for the protein MQRDPRAWLWDVREAITAIESFVAGLDATGYAQSALVHSAVERKFEVIGEALNQLSKTDAAMASKIPHLPQIVAFRNQLIHGYAMVDHATVWGVIEYSLPALRAAVESLLQPD